A single genomic interval of Cucumis sativus cultivar 9930 chromosome 7, Cucumber_9930_V3, whole genome shotgun sequence harbors:
- the LOC116405251 gene encoding uncharacterized protein LOC116405251 → MTSTSQQTKENGGMPILYPMLTPHNYTVWTIKAEAILDAQGVWEAIEPARGAEVDVKKDKKACAYILQCIPEDVLLQIAKKKTAKEIWDSLKTRYLGSERVKMARVQTLKREFNVLRMKETEMIDEFAGKISGLASKFTTLGVALKDSSLVKKLLDSVPDKYLPIVAGIEQFQDLETMPFEEAIGRMKAYEERTTRLRENNNNTDGQLLLTHAEWKARQKGHSGDNSSMTKGREFGGTDRGRWRGRGRGTERQNSAGGTSNTGNGTRDKSHIKCFTCNKMGHYASECRGKGRDEEAHLTCAVEEEPTLMMAMSQEGTRTICDQEDAILLSKERLLPEMYCNNKNGENNDVWYLDNGASNHMAGHRKKFQELDESFTGRVKFGDQPFRSWEKEHSCSSARTVIRRLSKRCITFQNYVVTS, encoded by the coding sequence ATGACAAGCACCTCGCAGCAAACAAAGGAGAATGGCGGAATGCCAATTCTCTACCCGATGTTAACTCCACACAACTACACGGTGTGGACGATAAAGGCAGAAGCAATCCTCGATGCCCAAGGAGTTTGGGAAGCAATAGAGCCAGCGAGAGGAGCCGAAGTGGATgtgaagaaagacaagaaggCGTGTGCATACATTCTCCAATGCATCCCGGAAGATGTGCTTCTACAAATTGCTAAGAAGAAGACCGCAAAGGAAATATGGGATAGTCTCAAGACAAGGTACTTGGGCAGTGAGCGGGTGAAGATGGCGAGAGTTCAAACCTTGAAGCGTGAGTTTAATGTTCTTCGAATGAAGGAAACCGAGATGATCGATGAGTTTGCAGGAAAAATCAGCGGATTAGCAAGCAAGTTCACCACCCTCGGAGTTGCACTTAAGGATTCATCATTGGTCAAGAAGCTCCTCGATTCCGTACCCGACAAATATCTTCCCATTGTCGCCGGAATTGAGCAATTTCAAGATCTCGAAACCATGCCATTTGAAGAAGCAATTGGACGGATGAAGGCGTACGAGGAACGAACAACACGACTTCGagaaaacaataacaacacCGATGGACAACTCCTACTTACCCATGCCGAATGGAAAGCTAGACAAAAAGGACATAGTGGTGACAACTCCTCGATGACCAAAGGGCGCGAATTTGGTGGTACCGATCGAGGAAGATGGCGAGGACGTGGTCGTGGCACTGAGCGTCAAAATAGTGCGGGAGGCACTAGCAACACTGGAAATGGCACTCGTGATAAAAGTCATATTAAGTGTTTCACTTGCAACAAGATGGGACATTACGCGTCGGAATGTCGTGGAAAAGGTCGTGACGAGGAAGCTCATCTAACTTGTGCCGTCGAAGAAGAACCAACTTTGATGATGGCCATGTCCCAGGAGGGGACACGCACTATATGTGATCAGGAGGATGCCATACTACTCAGCAAAGAGCGGTTGTTGCCAGAGATGTATTGCAACAACAAGAATGGAGAAAATAATGATGTTTGGTATCTAGACAACGGTGCTAGTAACCACATGGCTGGCCATCGTAAGAAGTTCCAAGAATTAGATGAAAGCTTCACTGGGAGGGTGAAGTTTGGCGATCAACCATTCAGATCATGGGAAAAGGAACATTCATGTTCGAGTGCAAGAACGGTGATCAGAAGGCTCTCCAAGAGGTGTATTACATTCCAAAATTATGTAGTAACATCATAA